One window of Treponema denticola genomic DNA carries:
- a CDS encoding nicotinate phosphoribosyltransferase → MIDNALFSDFYELTMAQGFWKKGNNTKTVFDMFFRTNPFKGGYSVFAGLEPLLETIQNFHFEKSDIDWLKSLGIFEKDFLEYIADFKFSGNIWAIKEGSVVFPNEPLIRIEADTVEALLLEGLILNMINFQTLIATKTARIWLASKKGAIMEFGLRRAQGNDGAMSATRAAYIGGAFGTSNSLAAKELGIPALGTMAHSWIMSFKNEEDAFQAYADMYPDNSIFLIDTYDTLRSGIVNAIKVGKRLQEKGKNFGVRLDSGDIYYLSKDVRKRLDEAGCPTAKISVSNELTEEIVESLVQNNAPIDSWGVGTHMVTGGNEASLTGVYKMAARKSLGETEWTPVMKFSDNPAKMTNPACKQVWRLYNPDGTFKADVLTLENEKLEEGVEQTFYHPANDYQNFTFTPTKVQPLLEKRIENGKAVGKAPSLKEIKAYAEKQLDSLDYTSKRLLNPHIYKVSLSEKMRDLKQKLIKNKPVFKN, encoded by the coding sequence ATGATTGATAATGCTTTATTTTCAGACTTTTATGAATTGACAATGGCTCAAGGTTTTTGGAAAAAAGGAAATAATACAAAAACCGTTTTTGACATGTTTTTTAGAACCAACCCATTTAAGGGGGGGTATTCCGTCTTTGCAGGACTTGAACCCCTCTTAGAAACCATTCAAAATTTTCACTTTGAAAAAAGCGATATAGACTGGCTTAAGTCTCTCGGAATATTCGAAAAAGATTTTTTAGAATATATTGCCGATTTTAAATTCTCAGGCAATATTTGGGCAATAAAAGAAGGCAGTGTCGTTTTCCCGAATGAGCCCTTAATCCGTATCGAAGCCGATACGGTTGAAGCCTTGCTCTTGGAAGGCCTAATTTTAAACATGATAAATTTCCAAACCCTTATAGCAACCAAAACAGCCCGAATTTGGCTGGCCTCAAAAAAGGGAGCTATAATGGAATTCGGCCTCCGCCGAGCTCAGGGCAATGACGGAGCTATGAGTGCAACACGGGCAGCCTACATAGGCGGAGCCTTCGGCACAAGCAATTCCCTTGCTGCTAAGGAACTCGGCATACCCGCCCTCGGAACAATGGCCCACTCATGGATAATGTCTTTTAAAAACGAAGAGGATGCTTTTCAGGCCTATGCCGACATGTATCCCGACAATTCAATATTTTTAATAGATACTTATGATACCCTCCGTTCGGGTATTGTAAATGCTATCAAAGTAGGAAAACGGTTGCAAGAAAAGGGGAAAAACTTCGGTGTCCGCCTCGATTCGGGCGATATTTATTATTTGAGTAAGGATGTGCGGAAGCGCCTCGATGAAGCCGGTTGTCCTACGGCAAAGATTTCCGTTTCAAACGAACTGACGGAAGAAATTGTAGAATCCCTAGTTCAAAACAATGCACCTATAGATTCTTGGGGAGTAGGTACTCACATGGTCACGGGCGGAAATGAGGCTTCCCTTACAGGCGTATACAAAATGGCAGCACGCAAGAGCTTAGGAGAAACGGAATGGACTCCTGTTATGAAATTTTCAGATAATCCCGCAAAGATGACTAACCCTGCATGTAAACAGGTTTGGCGCCTATACAATCCTGATGGAACCTTTAAGGCAGATGTGTTAACCCTTGAAAACGAAAAACTTGAAGAGGGTGTGGAACAGACCTTTTATCATCCTGCAAACGATTATCAAAATTTTACATTTACACCGACAAAGGTTCAACCTCTTTTAGAAAAGCGTATTGAAAACGGCAAGGCTGTCGGCAAGGCTCCAAGTCTTAAAGAAATCAAAGCCTATGCAGAAAAGCAACTCGACAGTTTGGATTATACTTCAAAACGTCTTTTAAACCCCCACATATACAAGGTTTCTTTAAGCGAAAAGATGAGGGATTTAAAACAGAAACTGATAAAAAATAAACCGGTTTTTAAAAACTGA
- the uppP gene encoding undecaprenyl-diphosphatase UppP: MSIFQAIILGAVQGLAEFLPISSSGHLAVLEYFFKQEDLPILFDILLHVATLAAVCTVFAKRIAGLFCVLGRFIIRKSKPEDKDDLMMIAAIIVATAVTGVIGLLLKDWVKAIDIRLIPLFFIITGLLLIASSKIKHNKPAKNVTLLTAAITGLAQGIGVIPGISRSGSTISASLFAGLDREKAGEFSFLLSIPAILAAFILELKSADNLLAGVSPISLIAGMISAFVVGYFSLRFLLKLIKNGKLMYFAFYLIPLGIGLSIYFWGFAG, from the coding sequence ATGTCGATTTTTCAAGCTATTATTTTAGGGGCGGTTCAAGGCTTAGCCGAATTTCTGCCTATTTCAAGTTCCGGGCATCTAGCCGTTTTAGAATATTTTTTTAAACAAGAAGATCTTCCTATCCTTTTTGATATACTCCTGCATGTAGCAACCCTTGCAGCTGTCTGCACGGTTTTTGCAAAAAGAATAGCCGGTCTTTTTTGCGTTTTAGGCCGATTTATCATCAGAAAATCCAAACCTGAAGATAAGGACGATCTTATGATGATAGCAGCCATTATAGTTGCAACCGCAGTAACGGGAGTAATAGGTCTTTTATTAAAAGATTGGGTAAAAGCCATTGATATTCGTCTAATACCCCTCTTCTTTATCATAACAGGGCTTCTTTTAATCGCATCGTCCAAGATAAAACACAATAAACCGGCAAAAAACGTAACTCTCCTTACGGCAGCTATTACAGGCCTTGCTCAAGGCATAGGGGTTATCCCCGGTATTTCGCGTTCGGGCAGCACCATTTCAGCCTCTCTTTTTGCAGGACTTGATAGGGAAAAGGCCGGAGAATTTTCCTTTTTATTATCAATACCGGCAATTCTTGCCGCATTTATCCTTGAACTCAAATCTGCCGATAATCTTCTTGCAGGTGTAAGCCCCATAAGCCTAATAGCCGGAATGATAAGTGCCTTTGTTGTAGGTTATTTTTCTCTCCGGTTTTTACTTAAACTTATAAAAAACGGAAAGCTTATGTACTTCGCTTTCTATTTGATTCCGCTGGGAATCGGTCTTAGTATTTATTTTTGGGGTTTTGCCGGATAA
- the pcp gene encoding pyroglutamyl-peptidase I yields the protein MKILVTGFDPFGGEKINPALETIKLLPNEILGAKIIKLEIPTVIGKSVAKIKEMIEKENPDVVLSIGQAGNRADISVERIGINIDDCRIPDNEGNQPIDEPVVKDGPAAYFVTLPIKAIVEKVKAGKIPASISNTAGTFICNHVCYGVAHIAAERTAQGKPTKSGFIHIPFLPEQVIGKPALTPSMSLEMIVKGIQLAIEAIVENNSDIKVSGGKIC from the coding sequence ATGAAAATTTTAGTTACCGGTTTTGATCCTTTCGGCGGCGAAAAGATTAATCCGGCCCTTGAAACAATTAAACTTCTTCCCAATGAAATTTTGGGGGCAAAAATTATCAAGCTGGAAATTCCGACGGTTATCGGAAAATCCGTAGCAAAGATAAAAGAAATGATCGAAAAAGAAAACCCTGATGTGGTTTTAAGTATCGGTCAAGCCGGAAACCGGGCCGATATTTCGGTTGAAAGAATCGGTATAAATATTGATGACTGCCGAATTCCCGATAACGAGGGTAATCAGCCCATTGATGAACCCGTTGTAAAAGACGGGCCTGCCGCCTACTTTGTTACTCTGCCCATCAAGGCCATTGTCGAAAAGGTAAAAGCCGGTAAAATACCTGCTTCAATATCGAATACGGCAGGAACTTTTATTTGCAACCATGTCTGCTATGGCGTAGCTCATATTGCCGCGGAAAGAACAGCTCAGGGCAAACCGACGAAAAGCGGTTTTATTCATATTCCATTTTTGCCCGAACAGGTTATCGGAAAACCCGCCTTAACGCCTTCAATGAGTTTGGAGATGATTGTAAAAGGAATTCAGCTTGCAATCGAGGCTATTGTCGAAAATAATTCCGACATAAAAGTTTCGGGCGGTAAAATTTGCTAA
- a CDS encoding DUF969 domain-containing protein — protein sequence MNYLVLIGVVIIIAGFILKLDVVAVVLISGLVTGLIAKMGFVEVLNAIGTGFVNNRYMSLFFISFPVIAIMERYGLKERAAEFIKKIKGASAGMVIWLYILIRTIASAFSIRLGGHVQFIRPLILPMAEGAAQKHVKLTEDDIEKIKGLAGASENYGNFFGQNIFPVASGVLLITGTLKEQGLDISNIDVAKYSILAGVAMVLIALVQCWLFEKSLRKGEKADV from the coding sequence ATGAACTATTTGGTTTTAATAGGTGTTGTAATTATCATCGCCGGTTTTATTTTAAAACTTGATGTAGTTGCAGTCGTTTTGATTTCAGGTCTTGTAACAGGCTTGATTGCAAAGATGGGATTTGTTGAAGTCCTTAATGCAATAGGCACAGGTTTTGTAAACAACCGTTACATGAGCTTGTTTTTTATTTCTTTTCCTGTAATCGCTATTATGGAACGTTACGGATTAAAGGAAAGAGCTGCAGAATTCATTAAAAAGATTAAGGGAGCAAGTGCCGGTATGGTTATTTGGCTCTACATTCTTATACGAACAATTGCTTCGGCATTTTCGATCAGATTGGGCGGTCATGTTCAGTTTATCAGACCATTAATCCTCCCTATGGCTGAAGGAGCTGCTCAAAAACATGTAAAGCTTACCGAAGACGACATCGAAAAAATTAAGGGGCTGGCAGGAGCTTCCGAAAACTATGGAAACTTTTTCGGTCAAAATATTTTTCCCGTTGCATCAGGAGTTCTTTTAATTACAGGAACTTTAAAAGAACAGGGTTTGGATATAAGCAATATCGATGTTGCTAAATATTCAATCTTGGCAGGTGTTGCAATGGTTCTTATAGCCTTAGTACAGTGCTGGCTCTTTGAAAAATCACTTAGAAAAGGAGAAAAGGCAGATGTTTAG
- a CDS encoding AAA family ATPase: protein MKPEILKLTNIGPFRGTHTIDFSLMDSIFLVCGKTGAGKTTIFDAISYAFYSKPLGSRSQITRSLRSQFAPETETAEVELVFTMGPAKYRIFRRLPFLRPGKKNETPEESALAQWDGKTWKDLSSTNKRDTDKKILNIINLNEKEFARIVLLPQGEFAAFLRENSSQKKETLEELFPISRYTKILENLKEREKAESYKIKNTQDALEALGKEFDADSYPSKKESFEKEIELIKKNYNKISKKIEEKISEKEQAKVLKEKKEELITIKTRLENLNAHKEEIGLMEEAVEKARRASSLAVLADSVSKLKNNIAEYKDDIEKKIKDLNAVTQVLDSLKVQEKEIEAEKENNTALKQSLDRLKRAAEVYKEIEERSYEKKGLSLQKKENTEKLAQTEKNIQELKDKVSEYLEIISELDNRKEMAETSSQKLSYLKRLFDIAVKKEKTSKLYTTHKAAAEKNYNDLQLILKDIEIEKELFEKLKKEKKDLEINAEASALAVHLKDGEPCPVCGSIHHPSPAVENTESIFSLDEKIQKCERSIEKFNHDKENFSNSLTARNKDADWHKEQLAELDRSFFNLNEEFKNASFIFKEMPSEKTIEGLLPQAGKEAEKDSLLFKEAQTANTSKINLEQKLSSIQTQKEALTEALTNIKIKESELNTILHEKKKQYDDAFKAIPSDIQKENIDDTIEGCNEMIFASDRKISGYEERLKENNDRHTSIKAGLIQRQEQLAKWEKSLLEEEENLKDSFERKGFSSLKELLDSILLEEKIADFEETITKFKEEKITLEHSAAGLEKDIEGKTFIQPEKLEDEIIILQKNLDEEQDRLAEIKSSLDKLKDLFERRQSLLNELKQRAEDAQLITELSLSLNGSNKYKLKFDIWMLSAFLREIIVYANTRLERMSGGRYVLKLSKELSGNNLSGLDMEIYDAYTGGIRPTASLSGGETFMVSISLALGLADSIQTRSGGIRLDSMFIDEGFGSLDEASLENAISILDEVRGNRMVGIISHVSELKNRIPQKIEIEKTANGSAIKIRG from the coding sequence GTAGAGCTTGTATTTACTATGGGACCTGCCAAATACAGGATTTTTAGACGGCTTCCTTTTTTACGCCCGGGAAAGAAAAACGAAACTCCTGAAGAATCGGCCCTAGCCCAATGGGACGGCAAAACTTGGAAAGATTTAAGCTCTACAAATAAGCGGGACACGGATAAAAAGATATTGAACATAATAAACCTAAACGAAAAAGAATTTGCCCGCATTGTCCTCCTCCCTCAAGGCGAATTCGCCGCTTTTTTACGCGAAAACTCAAGCCAAAAAAAAGAAACCCTTGAAGAGCTTTTTCCGATTTCCCGCTACACCAAAATACTGGAAAATCTAAAGGAAAGAGAAAAAGCGGAGTCCTATAAGATAAAAAACACGCAAGATGCCCTTGAAGCCCTCGGCAAAGAATTCGATGCCGATTCCTATCCTTCAAAAAAAGAAAGTTTTGAAAAAGAGATAGAACTTATCAAAAAAAATTATAACAAAATATCAAAAAAAATAGAGGAAAAAATCTCCGAAAAAGAACAGGCAAAGGTTCTCAAAGAAAAAAAAGAAGAACTTATAACAATAAAAACAAGGCTCGAAAATCTTAATGCCCATAAAGAAGAAATAGGCCTGATGGAAGAAGCTGTCGAAAAAGCCCGCAGAGCCTCCTCGCTTGCAGTGCTTGCCGATTCCGTAAGCAAACTGAAAAACAACATAGCCGAATATAAAGACGACATCGAAAAAAAGATAAAGGACTTAAATGCCGTAACCCAAGTTTTGGATTCTCTTAAAGTGCAAGAAAAAGAAATTGAAGCCGAAAAAGAAAACAATACGGCCCTAAAGCAAAGTCTCGACCGCCTCAAAAGGGCTGCCGAGGTATACAAAGAAATAGAAGAACGCTCTTATGAAAAAAAAGGTCTTTCTTTACAAAAAAAAGAAAATACCGAAAAACTTGCTCAAACCGAAAAAAATATTCAAGAACTAAAGGACAAAGTTTCGGAATACCTTGAAATAATCAGCGAACTCGATAACAGAAAAGAAATGGCTGAAACCTCAAGCCAAAAACTTTCTTACCTAAAAAGACTTTTTGATATTGCCGTAAAAAAAGAAAAGACCTCAAAGCTCTACACAACCCATAAGGCGGCCGCCGAAAAAAACTACAACGATTTACAGTTAATTTTAAAGGACATCGAAATAGAAAAAGAGCTTTTTGAAAAACTTAAAAAAGAAAAAAAAGATTTGGAAATAAACGCAGAAGCCTCTGCCCTTGCCGTTCACCTAAAAGACGGAGAGCCATGCCCTGTCTGCGGCTCAATCCATCATCCTTCCCCAGCCGTCGAAAATACGGAAAGTATTTTTTCGCTGGACGAAAAAATACAAAAATGCGAACGCAGCATCGAAAAGTTTAATCATGATAAGGAGAACTTCAGCAACAGCCTCACAGCCCGCAATAAAGATGCGGACTGGCACAAGGAGCAGCTGGCAGAGCTTGACCGATCTTTTTTCAATCTGAATGAAGAATTTAAAAACGCTTCCTTTATTTTTAAAGAGATGCCCTCAGAAAAAACAATAGAAGGCCTCCTTCCGCAAGCCGGAAAGGAAGCCGAAAAAGACTCCCTTCTTTTTAAAGAAGCCCAAACCGCAAATACTTCAAAAATAAATTTGGAGCAAAAGCTTTCTTCTATCCAAACCCAAAAAGAAGCTCTTACAGAGGCTCTTACAAATATCAAGATAAAAGAAAGCGAGTTAAACACAATCCTCCATGAAAAGAAAAAACAATATGATGATGCCTTTAAGGCTATCCCCTCCGATATCCAAAAGGAAAATATAGATGACACTATCGAGGGCTGTAATGAAATGATTTTTGCCTCCGACCGTAAAATAAGCGGTTATGAAGAAAGGCTCAAAGAAAACAATGACCGCCATACAAGCATAAAGGCCGGGCTTATTCAAAGACAGGAACAGTTGGCCAAGTGGGAAAAATCTTTATTGGAAGAAGAAGAAAATTTAAAAGATTCTTTTGAGCGTAAAGGCTTTTCCTCCTTAAAAGAGCTTTTAGATTCTATTTTACTTGAAGAAAAAATCGCCGATTTTGAAGAAACCATAACAAAATTTAAAGAAGAAAAAATTACCTTGGAACATTCCGCTGCCGGCCTCGAAAAAGATATTGAAGGCAAAACTTTTATTCAACCCGAAAAGCTTGAAGACGAAATTATAATCTTGCAAAAAAATCTTGATGAAGAGCAAGACCGACTTGCAGAAATAAAAAGTTCCCTCGACAAACTCAAAGACCTTTTTGAAAGACGACAGAGTCTTTTAAACGAATTAAAACAAAGAGCCGAAGATGCTCAACTTATAACCGAACTTTCTTTAAGTTTAAACGGCAGCAATAAATACAAACTGAAATTCGATATTTGGATGCTCTCGGCCTTTTTGCGCGAAATAATCGTCTATGCCAACACCCGCCTTGAACGCATGAGCGGCGGACGCTATGTCTTAAAGTTGAGCAAGGAGCTTTCGGGCAACAATCTTTCCGGATTGGACATGGAAATTTATGATGCCTATACGGGCGGCATCCGTCCTACAGCCAGCCTTTCGGGAGGAGAAACCTTTATGGTTTCCATAAGCTTGGCCCTCGGTCTTGCCGACTCCATTCAAACAAGAAGCGGAGGCATAAGATTGGATTCAATGTTTATAGATGAGGGCTTCGGCAGCCTTGATGAAGCAAGCCTTGAAAACGCCATAAGTATTCTCGATGAGGTAAGGGGTAACCGCATGGTCGGGATAATTTCCCATGTCAGCGAGCTAAAAAACCGCATCCCCCAAAAAATCGAAATAGAAAAAACCGCCAACGGCTCGGCAATAAAAATAAGAGGTTAA
- a CDS encoding DNA translocase FtsK, whose product MIEESKYRIISITLGIFIFMISIYIALAVLLPIFGFKGYIFPFETIGTVLFSTYKFSSLLIPIILLYSSILLMIPGWSLHSKFLLSFMPVYFLTCVMGEHLVYFLLPKIANNTVQEFTKIAVTLATGLLLLMEVFLTLILSERVNQKASVQPEEKDEIEDIIGDSYSSSETSMVFGEGNKIDKTEFQLKSNIKTAPETNRQTFSDANKQNLPETGLTRNQFIKSQLNSKTEEPKEAPPLKDIDADIPVDIGSAAPEESKKSIIESLVVIEDMNIEQDLEELNAIDDGRDEVFLSSSEEESDENLTEYAESEQPEIAEYGNLEPNEITEDEDLENDDDSENTDVDDIDTDDDDQDEGETPLSKELSDDIEISAAQPLKPKKDSKDKKKGYHIPYDLLTKYPGNEYWIVDDSTRKAAVALKNTFEEFNIAIEITGIRKGPVVTMFEVLPPPGIKLGKITALQDNIALRLAAQSVRIVAPIPGKQAVGIEVPNESRAIVGFRELIETQIPETEKMGIPIVLGKDVTGEPQTLDLCQTPHLLIAGATGSGKSVCVNSIILSILYNKSPEEVKLLLVDPKIVELKLYNGIGHLLTPVITEPKRALQGLQYCICEMERRYAMLDSMSVRDIKSYNKKIKREKIAAEPLPYIVIIIDEFADLMSTTGKELEATVSRLCAMSRAVGIHLVLATQRPSTNVITGLIKANIPSRIAFMVASRVDSQIILDNIGAEKLLGKGDMLYVSTTKPFPARIQGTFVSDDEVEQVVECVKTFGEPDYIDDEIFVDDEDYSQGTLFGEESDPLYDEALEIVLAEGKASASYIQRRLKIGYNRAARIVEEMEERGVVGPANGSKPREVITHS is encoded by the coding sequence TTGATAGAAGAATCAAAATATAGGATCATATCAATTACCTTGGGCATTTTCATTTTTATGATCTCAATCTACATAGCCTTGGCAGTTCTCTTACCTATTTTCGGTTTTAAAGGTTATATATTCCCCTTTGAAACAATAGGTACGGTTCTTTTTTCTACATATAAATTTTCTTCTTTGCTGATACCTATTATTCTTCTTTATTCTTCAATTTTATTGATGATTCCCGGCTGGTCTCTTCATTCAAAATTTTTATTGTCATTTATGCCGGTGTATTTTTTAACCTGTGTTATGGGAGAGCACCTAGTTTATTTTTTACTTCCAAAAATTGCAAATAACACGGTTCAAGAATTTACAAAAATTGCCGTAACTCTTGCAACAGGACTTTTACTCTTGATGGAGGTATTTCTTACCCTTATATTAAGCGAAAGGGTTAATCAAAAAGCCTCTGTTCAGCCCGAAGAAAAAGACGAAATAGAGGATATCATAGGCGACAGCTATTCTTCTTCAGAAACGTCCATGGTTTTCGGAGAAGGAAATAAAATAGACAAAACAGAGTTTCAGCTAAAATCAAATATAAAGACAGCCCCGGAGACCAACAGGCAAACTTTTTCGGATGCCAACAAACAAAATTTGCCGGAGACCGGCCTTACACGAAATCAGTTTATAAAATCTCAGCTAAATAGCAAAACAGAAGAACCAAAAGAAGCCCCCCCTCTTAAAGACATAGATGCAGATATACCGGTAGACATAGGAAGCGCAGCTCCTGAAGAATCCAAAAAAAGCATTATCGAATCTCTTGTCGTAATAGAAGATATGAACATTGAGCAGGACTTAGAAGAGCTTAACGCTATAGATGACGGTAGAGATGAAGTATTTTTATCATCTTCAGAAGAAGAAAGCGATGAAAATCTTACTGAATACGCTGAGTCTGAACAGCCTGAAATTGCCGAATATGGTAACCTTGAGCCGAACGAAATTACCGAAGACGAAGACCTTGAAAATGATGATGATTCTGAAAATACCGATGTTGACGATATCGATACTGATGATGACGATCAAGATGAAGGGGAAACTCCTCTTTCAAAAGAATTGAGCGACGATATAGAAATCAGTGCAGCCCAGCCGTTAAAACCGAAAAAGGACTCCAAGGATAAAAAAAAGGGCTACCACATTCCTTATGACCTATTAACAAAATATCCGGGAAACGAATACTGGATAGTTGACGATTCAACTCGAAAAGCCGCAGTAGCATTAAAAAACACCTTTGAAGAATTTAATATAGCAATTGAAATTACAGGTATAAGGAAGGGGCCTGTAGTTACCATGTTTGAAGTCTTGCCTCCTCCGGGAATAAAACTGGGTAAAATCACAGCTCTTCAAGATAATATTGCCCTCCGCCTTGCTGCTCAAAGCGTCCGAATTGTCGCCCCCATTCCGGGAAAACAAGCTGTCGGTATTGAAGTTCCTAACGAATCAAGGGCAATAGTCGGTTTTAGAGAGCTAATCGAAACTCAAATTCCCGAAACCGAAAAAATGGGCATACCTATCGTTCTTGGAAAAGATGTAACGGGAGAGCCTCAAACCTTAGACCTTTGTCAGACTCCCCACCTTTTGATTGCCGGAGCTACCGGTTCAGGTAAATCCGTTTGTGTAAACTCCATTATTCTTTCAATTCTTTATAATAAGAGCCCCGAAGAGGTAAAGCTCCTATTGGTTGATCCAAAAATAGTAGAACTTAAACTTTATAACGGCATCGGCCATTTATTGACTCCGGTTATTACAGAACCCAAAAGGGCTCTTCAAGGTTTGCAGTACTGTATCTGCGAAATGGAAAGGCGGTATGCTATGCTTGACTCCATGAGCGTTCGCGATATTAAAAGCTACAATAAAAAAATAAAACGAGAAAAGATTGCAGCCGAACCCCTGCCCTACATCGTAATAATAATTGACGAATTCGCCGACCTTATGTCTACGACAGGAAAAGAACTTGAAGCTACCGTTTCAAGGCTTTGTGCCATGAGCCGTGCCGTAGGTATTCACTTAGTGCTTGCAACCCAGAGGCCATCGACCAATGTAATTACAGGTTTAATTAAGGCAAATATTCCGAGCAGGATTGCCTTCATGGTCGCCTCCCGTGTAGACAGCCAAATTATTCTCGATAACATCGGAGCCGAAAAGCTTTTAGGAAAGGGTGACATGCTCTACGTAAGTACAACCAAACCCTTCCCCGCCCGAATCCAAGGCACTTTTGTTTCAGATGATGAGGTAGAGCAAGTCGTAGAATGTGTAAAAACCTTCGGAGAACCCGATTATATAGATGACGAAATATTTGTAGACGATGAAGACTATTCCCAAGGCACCCTCTTCGGAGAAGAAAGCGATCCGCTCTATGATGAAGCTTTAGAGATTGTTTTGGCAGAAGGAAAAGCCTCAGCCTCTTACATTCAAAGACGGCTTAAAATAGGCTATAATCGTGCCGCTCGAATAGTAGAAGAAATGGAAGAACGCGGAGTAGTCGGCCCTGCAAACGGCTCAAAACCGAGGGAAGTTATTACGCATTCTTAA
- a CDS encoding DUF979 domain-containing protein yields MFSFIHNNTMVIDEIVYGLCGLVSIITAVISLKDKKNPIGTFLFWGILGFLFMFGKVIVLNVPYGGAIIGGLLIVLGGFTLTKQVKVADIKSATKEEITENSKKVGNKIFIPAVLIGVVAMLLAQMKSFKISLGTNAAGKEIIFGFSTAQVVGLASIVALIFAIILTKPKMKDTINDTSKMLMQVGSSSLLPQLLGVLGAIFATAGIGKIIGHFASGIVPQGVPVLGVIAYCLGMVIFTMIMGNAFAAFTVITIGVGVPFVIAQGGNPAVVGALGMTCGYCGTLLTPMAANFNIVPAAILETKNKYTLIKAQALMSFALIIVHIILMLIFAF; encoded by the coding sequence ATGTTTAGTTTTATTCATAATAATACAATGGTTATAGATGAAATCGTTTACGGCCTTTGCGGTCTTGTTTCAATTATCACGGCCGTAATCTCCTTAAAAGATAAAAAGAATCCAATCGGAACATTCTTGTTCTGGGGAATCTTAGGATTTTTGTTTATGTTCGGTAAAGTTATCGTTCTTAACGTACCTTACGGAGGTGCCATTATCGGAGGCTTACTCATTGTTTTGGGCGGTTTTACTCTTACAAAACAAGTAAAAGTTGCGGATATTAAGTCGGCAACAAAAGAGGAAATTACTGAAAATTCAAAAAAAGTAGGTAACAAGATTTTTATCCCCGCCGTTTTAATTGGTGTTGTTGCGATGTTATTGGCTCAAATGAAGAGCTTTAAAATTTCGCTTGGAACAAATGCTGCCGGAAAAGAAATAATCTTCGGTTTTTCTACTGCACAAGTTGTAGGCCTTGCCTCGATAGTTGCCCTTATTTTTGCAATAATTTTAACCAAACCGAAAATGAAAGATACAATCAACGATACTTCAAAGATGCTGATGCAGGTAGGCTCTTCAAGTTTACTTCCTCAGCTCCTCGGCGTTTTGGGTGCAATTTTTGCAACAGCCGGAATAGGTAAGATAATCGGCCATTTTGCAAGCGGTATTGTTCCTCAGGGTGTTCCCGTACTGGGTGTTATCGCTTATTGTCTTGGAATGGTAATCTTTACGATGATTATGGGAAATGCTTTTGCTGCCTTTACCGTTATCACAATCGGTGTAGGTGTTCCCTTTGTAATTGCACAAGGCGGAAATCCTGCTGTTGTAGGAGCCTTAGGTATGACTTGCGGATACTGCGGTACGCTTTTAACACCTATGGCAGCAAACTTTAACATTGTTCCTGCAGCAATTTTGGAAACTAAAAATAAATATACATTGATTAAGGCTCAAGCCCTTATGTCTTTTGCTTTGATTATTGTTCATATTATTTTGATGTTGATATTTGCTTTTTAA